From a single Cyprinus carpio isolate SPL01 chromosome A3, ASM1834038v1, whole genome shotgun sequence genomic region:
- the LOC109076431 gene encoding progestin and adipoQ receptor family member 4-like — MAFLNGPRLLDWANSPPHLQFNKYVLTGYRPISSVQECIKSLFYLHNELGNIYTHGIPLLCFLVLLPLNIPWSQISVMWLGVVHLLACLSPQLGSVVYHLFMNHEGGEPVYKTLLTLDMCGICMINTLGALPIVYSTLLCYPFTRTVALLMYILLSSYAIYCAITARSRVRRLRSFTWQALFRFSFFLLRWIGVGGGSPTSLRHFFTMDALAVLGGVINITRIPERFRPGLFDYWCNSHQIMHVLVVVSILYLHWGVLDDLLWINTYHCPSD, encoded by the exons ATGGCATTTTTAAACGGCCCCAGACTGCTGGACTGGGCAAACTCTCCTCCACATTTACAGTTCAATAAATATGTCCTGACTGGCTACAGACCCATCTCCTCCGTCCAGGAGTGTATCAAGAGTCTCTTCTATCTGCACAATGAGCTGGGGAACATCTACACACACG GAATCCCTCTGCTCTGTTTCCTGGTGCTTCTCCCGCTCAACATCCCTTGGTCACAGATCAGCGTGATGTGGCTTGGCGTGGTGCACTTACTAGCCTGCCTGTCACCACAGCTGGGCTCAGTGGTCTACCACCTCTTCATGAACCATGAGGGCGGCGAGCCCGTCTACAAAACCCTGCTCACGCTAGATATGTGTGGAATCTGCATGATCAACACGCTAG GAGCTCTGCCCATCGTGTACAGCACTCTTCTCTGCTACCCCTTCACCCGCACAGTGGCTCTGCTGATGTACATCCTGCTCTCCAGTTACGCCATCTACTGTGCCATCACAGCACGCAGCAGAGTGCGCCGTCTGCGTTCCTTCACCTGGCAGGCACTTTTCCGCTTCTCGTTTTTCCTTCTGCGCTGGATAGGTGTGGGCGGAGGGAGTCCCACCTCACTGCGTCATTTTTTCACCATGGATGCACTAGCGGTGTTGGGGGGTGTCATCAATATCACACGAATCCCCGAGCGGTTCCGCCCGGGCCTCTTTGACTACTGGTGCAACAGCCATCAGATTATGCATGTGCTGGTGGTAGTGTCCATACTGTACCTACACTGGGGGGTGCTGGACGACTTACTATGGATCAACACGTATCACTGTCCCTCAGACTGA